The Desulfuromonas sp. genome has a window encoding:
- a CDS encoding helix-turn-helix transcriptional regulator, with the protein MAETAPRKYLDWRLHILMAERRIKRITDLHRMLQEVGVEISTTQLSRIVSQRPKRINTEVLDGLVTVLNCNIEDLLVAGDPEEESEKPAPKKTPRKGATSRVTGPAPFSGPENR; encoded by the coding sequence ATGGCAGAAACCGCTCCACGCAAATACCTCGACTGGCGACTGCACATCCTGATGGCGGAACGCCGGATCAAACGGATCACCGACCTGCACCGAATGCTGCAGGAGGTCGGCGTCGAAATCTCGACCACCCAGCTCTCGCGGATCGTCAGCCAGCGGCCGAAGAGGATCAACACCGAGGTGCTGGACGGGCTGGTCACGGTTCTGAACTGCAACATTGAGGACCTGCTAGTGGCCGGCGACCCCGAAGAGGAAAGCGAAAAACCGGCACCGAAAAAGACGCCTCGCAAGGGCGCCACCTCGCGGGTGACCGGCCCCGCGCCCTTTTCCGGCCCCGAAAACCGTTAG
- a CDS encoding thermonuclease family protein yields the protein MRLFSLKQLQKTFLAAALLLFLALPCIGETFTGKVVKVTDGDTISVLHQGRPEKVRLAEIDCPERGQAFGKKSKEFASSITAGKIVRVEVRTVYRYGRTVGEVFLANGESLNRLLVKEGYAWWYRKYSSDISIGELEAEAREGKRGLWFGENPMPPWEWRSLKRQRKKYQ from the coding sequence ATGCGACTCTTCTCACTTAAGCAACTTCAGAAAACCTTCCTTGCCGCAGCCTTGTTGCTGTTTCTGGCCCTACCTTGTATTGGAGAGACCTTTACCGGAAAAGTTGTGAAGGTCACTGATGGTGACACGATCTCTGTCTTGCATCAGGGCCGGCCCGAGAAAGTCAGACTGGCGGAGATCGACTGCCCGGAACGCGGGCAAGCTTTTGGGAAAAAGTCCAAGGAGTTCGCGTCTTCGATTACAGCAGGGAAAATCGTCCGAGTCGAGGTGCGGACGGTATACCGATACGGGAGAACCGTTGGGGAGGTCTTCTTGGCAAACGGGGAATCCCTTAACCGCTTGCTGGTAAAAGAAGGGTATGCCTGGTGGTACCGTAAATATTCAAGCGATATTTCAATCGGAGAGCTGGAAGCGGAGGCTCGGGAAGGTAAACGAGGCTTATGGTTTGGAGAAAATCCAATGCCTCCTTGGGAGTGGCGCAGCCTTAAAAGACAGAGAAAAAAGTATCAGTAG
- the brxL gene encoding BREX system Lon protease-like protein BrxL translates to MSELDKKINEHFPGLVVRKDLVKTVKGNAIVPSYVLEYLLGQYCATSDEASIQTGIQTVREILRKHYVHRNEAGLVRSTIKEKGRHKVIDKVTVDLNDSKGVYEATFSNLGIKKVLVTTDTIKKHPKLLVGGVWCICDLEYDLVEEKDACPWIMASIKPIKLSHFDFDSYLEARQKFSTDEWIDLLIQSIGFNPDLMGRRSKMLQLVRLIPFCERNFNLIELGPKGTGKSHIFSEFSPHGILISGGEVTVPKLFVNNSNGKIGLVGYWDTVAFDEFAGKQKRVDMALVDIMKNYMANKTFSRGVETLGAEASMVFVGNTSHTVPYMLKHSDLFCDLPDKYHDSAFLDRLHFYIPGWEVDIIRGEMFSDGYGFVVDYLAEILRSLRNHDYSQQYKGKFDLLSDISTRDRDGVHKTFSGLMKVLFPSGEASPEEIEEILTFAIEGRKRVKDQLLRIDKTYTKVRFGYERAGGDTIFVKTLEEEEYPRHYGTDEEKQTEADAGSESATEHATDQKSETDEPKAQHLQFKENQRGVSYDMLFTPYLRGATRIEITDAYIRLFYQVRNLMELMETVARCKAEDAEPSVHLVTISDEFKAEQQHEMLTQIQNSCAAIGIQFTWEYDLSNSIHARHIVTDNGWKISLDRGLDIFQQYQMNDTFSFGNRMQEFRTCKAFEVTYLRP, encoded by the coding sequence TTGTCTGAACTCGACAAAAAAATAAATGAACATTTCCCCGGTTTGGTGGTCCGTAAGGATCTGGTCAAGACTGTCAAGGGGAATGCCATTGTCCCATCCTATGTCCTCGAATACCTTCTAGGCCAGTATTGCGCCACTAGCGACGAAGCGAGTATTCAGACCGGGATTCAAACCGTTCGGGAGATCCTGCGCAAGCATTACGTCCATCGTAATGAAGCAGGGTTAGTTCGTTCTACGATTAAGGAGAAGGGGCGTCACAAGGTCATCGATAAGGTGACCGTCGATCTCAACGATTCAAAAGGGGTTTATGAGGCAACCTTCTCGAATCTCGGAATTAAAAAGGTCCTGGTTACGACCGACACCATCAAGAAACATCCGAAATTACTTGTCGGAGGTGTCTGGTGTATTTGCGATCTCGAATACGATCTGGTGGAAGAGAAGGATGCCTGCCCGTGGATCATGGCGTCGATCAAACCGATTAAGCTTTCGCATTTCGATTTCGACAGCTACTTGGAAGCTCGACAGAAATTTTCAACTGACGAGTGGATTGATCTACTGATACAGAGTATTGGTTTCAATCCTGATTTGATGGGGCGCCGCAGCAAAATGTTGCAACTTGTCCGTCTGATTCCTTTCTGCGAGCGAAATTTTAACCTGATAGAGCTTGGGCCAAAGGGGACTGGAAAGTCCCATATTTTTTCAGAATTTTCTCCACACGGAATCCTTATCTCCGGCGGTGAAGTCACAGTACCCAAACTGTTTGTCAATAACTCCAACGGTAAAATTGGTTTGGTTGGTTATTGGGATACCGTTGCGTTTGATGAGTTTGCCGGTAAGCAGAAGCGGGTAGACATGGCGTTGGTCGATATCATGAAAAATTACATGGCCAACAAGACATTCTCGCGCGGAGTTGAAACCTTGGGAGCCGAAGCCTCAATGGTCTTTGTCGGCAATACCTCCCACACTGTTCCGTATATGCTTAAACACTCAGATCTGTTCTGTGATCTCCCCGACAAATACCACGACTCTGCATTTTTGGACCGTCTGCATTTCTACATTCCTGGCTGGGAAGTTGACATTATCCGTGGAGAGATGTTCTCGGACGGCTATGGATTCGTGGTCGACTATCTTGCAGAAATTTTACGATCACTCCGTAACCACGACTATTCACAGCAGTATAAAGGTAAATTTGATCTGCTGAGCGATATCTCCACACGTGACAGGGATGGAGTACATAAAACCTTTTCGGGGCTGATGAAGGTTCTTTTCCCGAGTGGCGAAGCAAGCCCTGAAGAAATAGAGGAGATTCTGACCTTTGCGATTGAGGGCCGTAAGAGGGTCAAGGATCAGCTTTTACGGATTGATAAAACCTATACAAAGGTTCGCTTCGGCTACGAACGCGCCGGGGGGGACACGATATTTGTGAAGACCCTGGAAGAAGAAGAGTACCCTAGACATTACGGGACTGATGAAGAAAAACAAACTGAAGCCGATGCTGGCTCCGAATCAGCAACGGAGCATGCGACGGATCAAAAATCAGAAACTGATGAACCGAAAGCTCAGCATCTACAGTTTAAGGAAAATCAACGTGGGGTCTCCTATGACATGCTTTTTACTCCTTATCTGAGGGGTGCAACCCGGATAGAAATCACGGATGCCTATATTCGTCTCTTCTATCAGGTCAGAAACCTTATGGAGTTAATGGAGACGGTTGCTCGCTGTAAAGCCGAAGACGCGGAGCCTAGTGTCCACCTTGTGACGATCTCGGATGAATTTAAAGCAGAGCAGCAGCACGAAATGCTGACTCAGATCCAGAATTCGTGCGCAGCGATCGGAATACAATTCACTTGGGAGTACGACCTCAGCAACAGTATCCACGCGCGTCACATTGTGACTGACAACGGATGGAAAATATCTCTAGACCGTGGGCTGGATATTTTCCAACAGTATCAGATGAATGACACGTTTTCTTTTGGTAACAGGATGCAGGAATTCCGGACTTGCAAGGCGTTTGAGGTGACCTATTTGAGGCCATAA
- the pglZ gene encoding BREX-1 system phosphatase PglZ type A, with protein MSEQILPALKRHFDRHRIIFWYDTKKELRADFDALELPGIEKVFLYNNEFAVKYRILREQPEQKFLIYKEGPQPEDLHNWLLDVQLAHGEFRTDQIGLWLSELELGPEFSGLAQEHAEFFQAAKRRESLGKKLKKDDTAGLLRLKMLAVCAAAEPRVDEILETLLAELADCKEEKIRLIERCGLGPFLWEKLKRFYGYSPEKATVRDFVIELFKSCYAMQTDGEARLSTEALVFLRRWKDNVRHQGNFETLSADCAGILNIEKDLQKRDYKRLVELDYFELIDKKILSDLVKEVSAQAISAGDCALVVRQRRQSHWYTGFQDIYGALETGAQFLNSLNEMDLTINSPAEGVQRYARTWYRIDQLYRKFTFHVRRSGQSTLLGPLVDLIENHYSNSYLLKLNNAWQECIDNLKVCDASPIPLQNSFYSKWVDPFLKKDRKVCVIISDAMRYEIGEELLGLVRQEDRYEANIEPALSMLPSYTQLGMAALLPHKELSVAEDESGTVFADGMSTQGLVNRNKILQQNNPDGARALKADEFLKMQRDEFRDILRSTNIVYIYHDLIDGTGHTRESEERTFEAAQEALQELMRIIKKLTAANASNLLVTADHGFIYQNREIDESDFSTVAAQGQKVLYRDRRFVLGQGLQDQPGLTTFKSETLQIKGKIEIQIPKSINRLRLKGSGSRFVHGGASLQEVVIPVVQINKKRTSDISLVGVDILRGSSEVITTGQLSVAFYQDQAVGYKVQARLLRAGIYSKAGELISDQHELTFDLVSDNPRERELRVRFVLSRSADDLNGQEVYLRLEESVSGTSHFSEYKSSKYLMRRSFAGDFDF; from the coding sequence ATGAGTGAACAGATACTTCCGGCATTGAAACGGCACTTTGATCGTCATCGTATCATCTTCTGGTACGACACAAAGAAGGAACTGCGTGCCGACTTCGATGCACTGGAACTGCCGGGGATTGAAAAAGTCTTTCTCTACAATAACGAGTTCGCAGTCAAATACCGCATTCTTCGCGAGCAGCCGGAGCAGAAGTTCCTCATCTACAAGGAAGGGCCACAACCTGAGGATCTGCATAACTGGCTGTTGGATGTGCAGTTGGCTCATGGCGAATTTCGTACTGATCAAATCGGACTCTGGCTCTCTGAGCTTGAGCTTGGCCCTGAGTTCAGCGGGTTGGCTCAGGAGCATGCCGAATTTTTTCAAGCGGCCAAGCGTCGCGAATCCCTCGGCAAGAAGCTTAAAAAGGATGATACCGCCGGTTTGCTTCGCCTGAAGATGCTTGCAGTTTGTGCCGCTGCCGAGCCGCGCGTGGATGAAATCCTCGAAACCCTTTTGGCCGAGTTGGCTGACTGCAAAGAGGAAAAGATTCGTCTGATTGAGCGCTGCGGTCTGGGCCCGTTTTTGTGGGAGAAGCTCAAGCGCTTTTATGGTTATTCCCCTGAAAAGGCCACCGTCCGAGATTTTGTCATTGAGCTGTTCAAATCGTGCTACGCCATGCAGACCGACGGCGAGGCCCGGCTGTCTACCGAGGCACTGGTTTTCCTGAGGCGCTGGAAAGACAATGTCCGCCACCAGGGGAATTTCGAGACACTATCTGCAGATTGTGCCGGGATTCTGAATATTGAAAAGGATCTGCAAAAGCGGGACTACAAGCGACTGGTTGAACTCGATTATTTCGAACTGATTGACAAGAAAATCCTCAGTGACCTGGTCAAGGAAGTTTCGGCACAAGCTATTTCTGCTGGAGACTGTGCTCTGGTCGTACGTCAAAGGAGACAGAGTCACTGGTATACCGGTTTTCAGGACATCTATGGTGCTCTTGAGACCGGCGCTCAGTTTCTGAATTCACTGAACGAGATGGACCTGACGATTAATTCCCCGGCTGAAGGGGTGCAGCGCTATGCCAGGACCTGGTATCGGATTGATCAGCTCTACCGTAAATTTACTTTTCACGTGCGCAGGTCTGGTCAGTCGACCCTGCTCGGTCCGTTGGTGGACCTGATTGAAAACCATTATTCAAATTCCTATCTGCTCAAGTTGAACAACGCTTGGCAGGAGTGTATCGATAATCTGAAGGTCTGTGATGCCTCGCCGATTCCCTTGCAAAACAGCTTCTACAGCAAATGGGTTGACCCGTTTCTGAAAAAGGATCGTAAGGTCTGCGTTATTATTTCTGACGCTATGCGTTATGAAATAGGGGAGGAACTACTGGGGCTGGTGCGGCAGGAAGATCGCTATGAAGCCAATATCGAGCCAGCACTGTCGATGCTGCCAAGTTACACCCAACTGGGAATGGCCGCGCTGCTGCCGCATAAGGAATTATCCGTTGCAGAGGATGAAAGTGGGACGGTTTTTGCTGATGGCATGAGCACCCAGGGTCTGGTGAATCGAAACAAGATTCTTCAGCAGAACAATCCCGATGGTGCCAGGGCATTGAAAGCGGATGAATTTCTGAAAATGCAGCGGGATGAGTTCCGCGACATTCTGCGCTCGACGAATATCGTCTATATCTATCATGACCTTATCGACGGGACCGGGCATACGCGTGAATCCGAAGAGAGGACTTTCGAAGCAGCCCAAGAGGCTTTGCAGGAGCTGATGCGTATCATCAAGAAGCTAACGGCGGCCAATGCCAGCAACCTCTTGGTGACGGCCGATCATGGCTTCATCTACCAGAACCGTGAGATTGATGAGAGTGATTTTTCCACCGTAGCTGCTCAGGGGCAAAAAGTTCTTTACCGGGACCGCCGCTTCGTGTTGGGGCAGGGACTTCAGGACCAGCCCGGATTGACCACTTTTAAATCTGAAACCCTGCAGATCAAAGGGAAGATCGAAATTCAGATTCCCAAGTCAATCAACCGCCTGCGGCTCAAGGGCTCAGGTAGTCGCTTTGTTCACGGAGGGGCCTCATTGCAGGAGGTGGTGATTCCTGTGGTGCAGATCAATAAAAAACGCACCAGCGATATCAGCTTGGTCGGGGTCGATATTTTGCGTGGATCTTCGGAAGTGATTACTACCGGGCAACTGTCCGTAGCCTTCTATCAGGACCAGGCGGTCGGTTACAAGGTGCAGGCCCGATTGCTTCGGGCCGGAATTTATTCAAAGGCAGGCGAACTTATATCAGATCAGCATGAGTTGACCTTTGACCTGGTATCTGACAATCCACGCGAGCGGGAGCTGAGGGTTAGATTTGTGCTGTCTCGCAGCGCTGATGACCTGAATGGCCAGGAAGTCTATCTGCGGCTGGAAGAATCCGTTTCCGGAACCTCACATTTCAGTGAGTACAAATCGAGCAAATATTTGATGAGAAGATCGTTTGCTGGCGACTTCGATTTTTAA
- a CDS encoding RloB family protein codes for MARRRFSRPLGERRYKRMFVLATEGAETEPRYFKIFEDGDKVIHVQLLKGGHKSSPPQVLKRMDAYLRKEGLRPEDEAWLVVDTDQWTELQLQQLYQWGQTKENYGLAVSNPQFEFWLLLHFEDGNGVRTSRECVERLLRQIPGYQKGAFDAKQFASGIANAVDRARRRDTPPCQDWPRDSGTTVYRLIERLTA; via the coding sequence TTGGCGAGGCGTAGATTCTCGCGCCCTTTAGGTGAGCGGCGTTATAAGAGGATGTTTGTTCTGGCGACCGAGGGGGCGGAGACAGAGCCCCGCTATTTCAAAATCTTTGAAGATGGTGACAAGGTAATCCATGTACAGTTGCTGAAAGGTGGACATAAAAGCTCTCCGCCTCAGGTCTTGAAACGCATGGATGCTTACCTCAGGAAAGAAGGGCTGCGCCCTGAAGATGAGGCTTGGCTGGTGGTCGATACGGACCAATGGACTGAATTACAGCTTCAGCAGTTGTATCAGTGGGGACAGACGAAGGAAAACTATGGGCTTGCCGTAAGCAACCCTCAGTTTGAATTCTGGCTTCTGCTCCATTTTGAAGATGGTAATGGTGTCCGAACATCACGGGAATGTGTGGAACGCCTCCTGAGACAAATCCCCGGTTATCAGAAGGGGGCTTTTGATGCAAAACAATTTGCTTCCGGCATTGCCAATGCCGTGGATCGCGCCCGTCGCCGTGACACCCCTCCTTGTCAGGACTGGCCGCGCGACTCCGGAACGACCGTCTACCGATTGATCGAGAGATTGACTGCATAG
- a CDS encoding ATP-binding protein, with product MLINFTLNNWRSFRQQAEFSMVASREKQHGDRLARIERYKLRLLPVAAIYGGNASGKTNFFAALNFAKNLIVDGTRPDELIPVESFRLDAGDAKKATYFKFELLVDETIYEYGFAVSQERVFEERLVEVRPTTEKELFVRELDEIRFNPTLNEDQFLHFAFKGTRENQLFLTNAVQQKVENFKPVYDWFKNDLVLIAPDTRFEPFEQFLQEDSPLYETMNKCLGLLDTGIAQLGGEDVSFDNLALPEEIRTKLQASLKDGMTLRVMSPFHERYVFTRKKGEIVARKLVTYHENRGGELVKFEMGQESDGSKRVIDLLPAFLEMSSRKSTQVYVIDEVDRSLHTLLTRQLLQGYLSACSADSRSQLLLTTHDVLLMDQDILRRDEMWIAERDADGGSSLLSFSEYKDVRSDKDIRKSYLQGRLGGVPRLLISGALANGDLDLPEKEAAVGEA from the coding sequence ATGCTCATCAATTTCACTTTAAATAATTGGCGTTCGTTCCGTCAACAGGCTGAGTTCAGCATGGTGGCCAGCCGCGAAAAGCAGCATGGTGACCGACTTGCGCGAATCGAACGCTACAAACTGCGGCTGTTACCTGTCGCCGCTATCTACGGTGGTAACGCCTCGGGAAAAACCAACTTTTTTGCCGCACTCAATTTCGCAAAAAACCTAATAGTTGATGGTACGCGACCAGACGAACTGATTCCGGTGGAGTCTTTTCGACTTGATGCCGGCGATGCAAAGAAAGCAACCTATTTTAAATTTGAACTGCTGGTTGACGAAACCATTTATGAGTACGGGTTTGCGGTTAGCCAGGAACGAGTGTTTGAAGAACGCTTGGTCGAGGTGCGACCCACAACAGAAAAAGAACTGTTTGTTCGCGAGTTGGATGAAATCAGATTTAACCCTACGCTGAATGAAGATCAATTCCTCCATTTTGCCTTCAAAGGAACGCGTGAGAACCAACTCTTTCTGACCAATGCCGTTCAGCAGAAGGTTGAGAATTTCAAGCCGGTTTATGACTGGTTCAAGAACGATCTTGTGCTGATTGCGCCGGATACGCGATTCGAACCCTTTGAACAGTTTCTCCAGGAAGACAGTCCGCTGTATGAAACGATGAACAAGTGTCTTGGTTTGCTAGACACTGGCATCGCTCAGTTGGGTGGCGAAGACGTCAGCTTTGACAACCTCGCATTGCCCGAAGAAATTCGCACCAAGTTACAAGCTTCACTGAAAGATGGGATGACATTACGGGTGATGTCGCCTTTTCATGAGCGGTATGTTTTTACTCGCAAGAAAGGCGAAATCGTCGCCCGGAAGTTGGTGACCTATCACGAAAACCGTGGTGGAGAACTGGTCAAATTTGAAATGGGACAAGAGTCTGATGGTTCCAAGCGGGTTATTGATTTACTGCCGGCCTTTCTTGAGATGTCTTCTCGAAAGTCAACACAGGTTTATGTCATTGATGAGGTCGATCGCAGCCTTCATACTCTTTTGACCCGGCAATTGCTTCAGGGCTATCTGTCTGCCTGCTCCGCCGATAGCCGTTCACAACTTCTGCTGACCACCCACGACGTACTATTAATGGATCAGGATATTCTCCGCAGAGATGAAATGTGGATTGCTGAACGCGATGCAGATGGCGGCTCATCACTCCTTTCCTTCAGTGAATATAAAGATGTGCGTAGCGACAAGGACATTCGCAAGAGTTATCTGCAGGGAAGGCTTGGCGGTGTTCCACGTCTTTTGATCTCTGGTGCGCTGGCCAACGGAGACTTGGACTTACCTGAAAAGGAGGCGGCTGTTGGCGAGGCGTAG